Genomic DNA from Salvelinus namaycush isolate Seneca unplaced genomic scaffold, SaNama_1.0 Scaffold1172, whole genome shotgun sequence:
ctagtaaaacattcccatatggtcTCATCTTTTTTTTATCAAAACTGTCATAGAtaaaacattcccatatggtATCTATAACTGTCTAGTAAAACATCCCatatggtcatctataactgtctaGTAAACAATTCCCATATAGGTCATCTATAACTGTCATAACGTCTAGTTAAAACATTCCCATAGGTCATCATAATTATAGATGACCAATATGGGAATGGTTTACTAGACTGTTATAGCCAGTTATAGCATGACCataacagggaatgtttactagactgttatagacagttatagatgacAATATGAGGAACGTTTCatagacagttatagatgaccGTTTTATAAcatgggaatgttttactagactgttatagacagttatagatgaccatatgggaatgttttacaagacagttatagatgaccatatgggaatgttttactagactgttatagacagttatagatgaccatatgggaatgttttactagacagttatagatgaccatatgggaatgttttactagacagttatagatgaccatatgggaatgttttactagacatttatagatgaccatatgggaatgttttactagacaGTTAGAGACAGTTATAGACgaccatatgggaatgttttactagacaGTTAGAGACAGTTATATATGACCGTATGGGAATGTTTTACAagacagttatagatgaccatatgggaatgttttactagacagttagagacagttatagatgaccatatgggaatgttttactagacatttatagaggaccatatgggaatgttttactagacaGTTAGAGACAGTTATAGACgaccatatgggaatgttttactagacagttagagacagttatagatgaccgtatgggaatgttttactagactgttatagacagttatagatgaccatatgggaatgttttacaAGATAGTTAGTgatgaccatatgggaatgttttacaagacagttatagatgaccatatgggaatgttttactagactgttatagatgaccatatgggaatgttttactagactgttatagacagttatagatgaccatatgggaatgttttactagacagttatagatgaccatatgggaatgttttactagacagttagagacagttatagatgaccatatgggaatgttttactagactgttatagacagttatagatgaccatatgggaatgttttacaAGACAGTTAGTgatgaccatatgggaatgttttacaagacagttatagatgaccatatgggaatgttttactagacagttagtgatgaccatatgggaatgttttactagacagttagagacagttatagatgaccatatgggaatgttttactagacagttagagacagttatagatgaccatatgggaatgttttCCTAGACAGTTAGTGATGACCACAAGGGAATGCTTTACTagacagttagagacagatatatatgaccatatgggaatgttttactagacagttagagacagttatagatgaccatatgggaatgttttactgGACAGTTAGagacagttatagatgaccatatgggaatgttttactagacagttatagatgaccatatgggaatgttttactagacagttggagacagttatagatgaccgtgggggaatgttttactagactgttatagacagttatagatgaccatatgggaatgttttacaAGACAGTTAGTgatgaccatatgggaatgttttacaagacagttatagatgaccatatgggaatgttttactagactgttatagatgaccatatgggaatgttttactagactgttatagacagttatagatgaccatatgggaatgttttactagacagttatagatgaccaaatgggaatgttttactagactgttatagacagttatagatgaccatatgggaatgttttacaagacagttatagatgaccatatgggaatgttttacaagacagttatagatgaccatatgggaatgttttacaagacagttatagatgaccaaatgggaatgttttactagactgttatagacagttatagatgaccatatgggaatgttttaGGGGACAGTTatagacagttatagatgaccatatgggaatgttttactagacaGTTAGTGATGACCATATGGGAATGCTTTACTAGACAGTTAGagacagttatagatgaccatatgggaatgttttactagacagttagggatgaccatatgggaatgttttactagacagttagtgatgaccatatgggaatgttttactgGACAGTTAGagacagttatagatgaccatatgggaatgttttactagacaGTTAGAGACAGTTAGTgatgaccatatgggaatgttttactgGACAGTTAGagacagttatagatgaccatatgggaatgttttactagacagttagagacagttatagatgaccatatgggaatgttttactagacagttagaggcagttatagatgaccatatGAGAATGTTTTACTGGACAGTTAGAGATGACCACAGCATGGGAGTGTCCCTCAGCCTTTAAATTACACAGGATGCGTTCCATGACCGGCCTCTCATTAACGTACCACATATCATCATTAGGAGTTCATGCTAGTTTCATTGCTTGAATCATTAAGGCTACAATCATAGTCTCATAAAACACAGCTATTTATACTCTGGTTTGCTCTGTGTTAGTCTGCTCTTGTCTTGGCTGGTCtggtctttttttatttttttttatttcacctttatttaaccaggtaggccagttgagtacaagttctcatttacaactacgacctggccaacaataaagcaaagcagtgcaacaaaaaactacaacacagagttacacatggaataaacaaacgtacagtcaaaaacacaatagaaaaatatatatacagtgtgtgcaaatgtagtacgGAGGTAAGGCATTAAATAGtccatagtagtgaagtaattacaattacaatttagcaaatgaacactggagtgatagatgtgcagatgatgatgtgcaagtagaaatactggtgtgcaaaagagcaaaaaatgtCAATTTAAACTATATGGGGATaaggatgggctatttacagatgggctgtgtacagctacaGCGAACggtgagctgctcagatagctgatgcttaaagttagtgagggagatttaTGTCTCCAACTtaagcgatttttgcaattcgttccagtcattggctgcagagaactggaaggaaaggcggccaaaggaggttttggctttggggatgactagtgagatatacctgctggagcgcgtgctacgggtgggtgttgtcatggtgaccagtgagctgagataaggcaaaGGTTAACcttgcaaagacttatagatgacctggaatgattgggtctggcgacaaatatgtagcgaggtccagccgacgagagcatacaggtcgcagtggtgggtggtatatggggctttggtgacaaaacggatggcactatgatagactgcattcagtttgctgagtagagtgttggaggctattttgtaaattataacgccgaagtcaaggatcggtaggatagtcagttttacgagggtatgtttggcagagtaagtgaaggaggctttgtttgcgaaattggaagccgattctagatttaattttggattggagatgcttagtataagtctggaaggagagagtttacagtctagcaagACACCTAGCTATTTGTAGTTGtcaacatattctaagtcagaaccgtccagagtagtgatgctagtcgggtgggcgggtgcgggcagcgatgggttgaatagcatgcatttagttttactagcgtttaagagcattCTTAGCTGGTTTGGGCTGGTCTGAGCTGGTCTGGGCTGGTCTGGGCTGGTCTGAGATGGTCTGAGCTGGTCTGGGCTGGTCTGGGCTGGTCTGAGCTGGTCTGAGCTGGTCTGGGCTGGTCTGAGATGGTCTGGGCTGGTCTGAGCTGCGATGGGCTGGTCTGAGCTGCGAtgggttgaagagcatgcatttagttttactagtgtttaagagcagtcTTAGCTTGTCTGGGCTGGTCTGAACTGGTCTGGTCTGGGCTGGTCTGAGCTGGTCTGAGGTTGTCTGAGCTTGTCTGAGGGTGTCtgggctggtctggtctggtctgaacTGGGCTGGTCTGAGCTGGTCTGAGCTGGTCTGAGCTTGTCTGGGCTGGTATTAGCTAGTCTGAGCTTGTCTGGGCTTGTCTAAGCTGGTCTGAGCTGGTCTGAGCTGGTCTAAGCTGGTCTGGGCTGGTCTAAGCTGGTCTGGGCTGGTCTGGGCTGGTCTGTGCTGGTCTGAGCTGGTCTGAGCTGGTCTGGGCTGGTCTGGTCTGAGGTGGTCTGGTCTGGGCTGATCTGGGCTGGTCTGAGCTGGTCTAAGCTGGTCTGGGCTGATCTGGGCTGGTCTGAGCTGGTCTGAGCTGGTCTGGTCACCATCTTCTATTACCCAACACCCCTCCATCCCTGACTGGGTGAATTTGCATGCAGGCAGGACGGTAAACACGTGGCCATGCGGCTTGGTTTATGGGACGTGCAGTCCAAAGATACATGAGATGTTATTCTGCATAATTATTGTAGATTGAAACTCACTGATCCTGGAGTTCTAACCTACTCCACAGTCTACCGATAAGTGGCACAGTGCTAGcaaggcggcaggtagcttaaCAGTTACAGAAGCAAACCCatatggtcatctataactgtctagtaaaacatttccatatggtcatctataactgtctatAACTGTCcagtaaaacattcccatatggtcatctaaaactgtctagtaaaacattcccatatggtcatcCCCCCACCCCACATCACCCCACCTCACCTTACATCACCCCACCTCACCTTACATCACCCCACCTCACCGTACATCCCCCTACCCCACCCCACCCTACATCCCCCTACCCCACCTCACCCTACATCACCCCACATCACCCTACATCACCCTATCCTGCCCCACCCTACATCACCCCACCTCACCCCCCATCACCCTACATCACCCCACCTCACCCTACATCACCCTACCCCACCTCACCCTACATCACCCCACCTCACATTACATCACCCCACCTCACCCTACATCACCCCACCTCACGCTGCATCACCCCACATCACCCTACATCACCCCACATTGCCCTACCTTCCCCTACCCCGCCTCACCCTACATCACCCCACCTCACCCTGCATCACCCCACCTCACCCTACATCACCCCACCTCACCGTACATCACCCCACATCCCCTACCCCACCTCAACCTACCTCACCCTACCCCGCCTCACCCTACATCACCCCACCTCACTGTACATCACCCCACATCCCCCTACCCCACCTCACCCTACATCACCCCACTACCCCAACGGACCCCATCCCACCCTAACCCACCCAACCTACCCCACCTCCCCATAACCTACATAACCCCACCCCCATATCCCACCCCACCTACCACACCATAACCTACATCATCCCACCCCCCTATCCCACCCCACCTACATCACCCCACCCCCCTATCCCACCCCACCTACCTCACCATAACCTACATCACCCCCATATCCCAACCCCCCTACCCCACCTCACCATAACCTATGTaatggatgtgaaatggctagctagttagcggtggtgcgcgctaatagtgtttcaatcggtgacgtcactcacattgagaccttgaagtagtggttccccttgctcagcaaggggcctttgtggagcgatgggtaacgacgcttcgtgggtaactgttgttgatgtgtgcagagggtccctggttcgcgcccgggtcagggcgaggggacgccataaagttaaactgttacacctaCATTACCCCACCCCCATATcccacccaccccaccccacatCACCCTACATCACCCCGCCTCACTCTACATCACCCCACCTCACCCTGCATCACCCCACCTCAACCTACATCACCTCACCCTACCTCACCCTACATCACCCCACCTCACCGTACATCACCCTACATCCCCCTACCCCACCTCACCCCACCTCACCCTACATCACGCCACCTCACCCTACATCACCCCACATCCCCCTACATTACCCCACATCCCCCTACTCCGCCTCACCTACATCACCCCACTTCACCCTACATCACGCCACATCACCCTACATCTGCCCCTACCCCGCCTCACCTACATCACACCACCTCACCCTATATCACCCCACACTGCATCCTCCTACCCCACCTCACCCTAATGCACCCTACATCACCTCACCCTACATCCCCCTACCCCACCTCACCCCACTACCCCAACCTACCCCACCTCACCATAACCTACATAACCCCACCCCCATATCCCACACCATAACCTACATCTTCCCACCCCCCTATCCCACCCCACCTACCTCACCATAACCTACATCATCCCACCCCCATatcccacccccccaccccacctcacCATAACCTACATTACCCCACCCACATATCCCACCGCCCTACCCCTACCCCACCTCACCATAACCTACATCACCCCCCCTACCCCACCTCACCATAACCTACATCACCCCACCCCCCCTACCTCACCCTACCTTACATCATCCCACCATCTCACCCTAGATTAGGAACTTCCTGAATTCGTTAGGCATCCTATGATCTTAGTTTAAACACAGGCTTGGTCTGTCGATCCGGACGGCAATACCCCTTTTCCTCGCCCCTCCCCTCCCTGCCCCTCGTACCAATCCCTCCGTGCCTGCTTCGAACCCCGCCCTGAGCCAACGGTTGCCTGTAGCCTTGTAAGAGGGAGCCACGTCAACAGCAGTTGGTCAGAGATGACAGAAAGATAAATTGCCAAGAAGTCTAACTGACAGAGAGAATAAAAGGAGTGATTTGGTTTTCCATTTATTTGAACTAGTAATTCAACTAACAGCTGAATGATCAAAACAAAGACTATTTTAACATTGAAATAAAAGTATTTTTTCAAGGAGTTGTGAGGCAAATATGGAAGAGTCTCAAATCAGGAGTTAATTCGAACTGGGTTTATGCCATCCGTTTGGAAATGTTGTTCCTGTCCACAAGCCTTTCCTTCCTAAACAATGACAAATCCCCAAGATG
This window encodes:
- the LOC120035978 gene encoding putative uncharacterized protein YDR544C gives rise to the protein MVIPPPHITPPHLTSPHLTLHHPTSPYIPLPHPTLHPPTPPHPTSPHITLHHPILPHPTSPHLTPHHPTSPHLTLHHPTPPHPTSPHLTLHHPTSPYITPPHAASPHITLHHPTLPYLPLPRLTLHHPTSPCITPPHPTSPHLTVHHPTSPTPPQPTSPYPASPYITPPHCTSPHIPLPHLTLHHPTTPTDPIPP